A genome region from Streptomyces pratensis includes the following:
- a CDS encoding RrF2 family transcriptional regulator produces MRLTRFTDVALRVLMRLTVTAKDEDPPTTREVAATMQVPYTHAAKVVARLQHLGLVDARRGRGGGLSLTTTGWSASVGTLVRQLEGPGEVVECEGGTPCPLRSACRLRSALRQAEEAFYASLDPLTVSDLTASPTGPLLLGISRGRPAPG; encoded by the coding sequence ATGCGGCTGACGCGATTCACCGATGTGGCGCTCCGGGTGCTGATGCGCCTGACCGTCACGGCGAAGGACGAGGACCCACCGACCACCCGCGAGGTGGCGGCCACCATGCAGGTGCCCTACACCCACGCCGCGAAGGTCGTCGCCCGCCTCCAGCACCTCGGACTGGTGGACGCACGGCGCGGCCGGGGAGGGGGCCTCTCCCTCACCACCACCGGATGGTCCGCCTCCGTCGGGACACTGGTCAGGCAGCTGGAAGGGCCGGGCGAGGTGGTCGAATGCGAAGGCGGCACCCCCTGCCCCCTGCGCTCCGCATGCCGCCTCCGCTCCGCGCTGCGCCAGGCCGAAGAGGCCTTCTACGCCTCGCTCGACCCGCTCACGGTGAGCGATCTGACCGCCTCCCCCACCGGCCCGCTGCTGCTGGGCATCAGCCGGGGCCGCCCGGCCCCCGGCTGA
- a CDS encoding FAD-linked oxidase C-terminal domain-containing protein has product MRGARLQERWSAAVPKPNAADGIPASKVITDPDSLGRYAHDEAEWAPAGLPLAVVRPQDTDEVRAVVAYCVEHRIPVVPRGAGTGLSGGANAVDGAVVLSFEDMNRILRIDPVERLAVVQPGVVNDDLRAACAEQGLWYPPDPASSPWSTIGGNTATNAGGMCCVKYGVTRDYVLGLEAVNGLGEVVRVGRQTAKGVAGYDLCGLLVGSEGTLGVITEITVKLRGARPAERTVAGFFDSVVAAGDAVSRVTAAGIVPSALELLDRHCLKAVDEWKNMGLSADADAILLGRVDTPGAAGDAEAEAVRACFAEAGAAWAEVSTDQAEADALFQARRLAYPALERLGPVLTEDVVVPRSRVPQMLARIEEIAGEHDVLIANIAHAGDGNLHPLIITEPGDDAARARAQLAFEDILDAAISFGGTVTGEHGVGLLKMGGMDREVGPVNLAMQRAVKAALDPHGILNPGKVVVSGAPLTPRRPSTAVVR; this is encoded by the coding sequence ATGCGGGGCGCGCGTCTGCAGGAGAGGTGGTCAGCGGCCGTGCCGAAGCCGAACGCAGCCGACGGGATTCCCGCGAGCAAGGTCATCACCGACCCGGACAGCCTGGGCCGTTACGCGCACGACGAGGCGGAGTGGGCCCCGGCAGGGCTGCCCCTCGCCGTCGTACGCCCACAGGACACCGACGAGGTGCGGGCCGTCGTCGCGTACTGCGTCGAACACCGGATCCCGGTGGTGCCCCGCGGTGCCGGTACGGGGCTGTCGGGCGGCGCCAACGCGGTGGACGGGGCTGTGGTCCTCTCCTTCGAGGACATGAACCGGATCCTCCGTATCGACCCGGTGGAGCGCCTCGCCGTCGTCCAGCCGGGAGTCGTCAACGACGACCTGCGCGCCGCGTGCGCCGAACAGGGCCTCTGGTACCCGCCGGACCCCGCGAGCTCACCCTGGTCGACCATCGGCGGCAACACGGCCACCAACGCGGGGGGCATGTGCTGCGTCAAATACGGGGTGACCCGCGACTACGTACTCGGGCTCGAGGCGGTCAACGGTCTCGGCGAGGTCGTGCGGGTCGGCCGGCAGACCGCCAAGGGGGTGGCCGGGTACGACCTGTGCGGTCTGCTGGTCGGCTCCGAGGGCACTCTCGGCGTGATCACCGAGATCACCGTGAAGCTCCGTGGGGCCCGCCCCGCGGAGCGCACGGTGGCGGGCTTCTTCGACTCCGTCGTGGCGGCCGGGGACGCGGTGAGCCGGGTGACGGCGGCGGGCATCGTGCCCTCGGCGCTCGAACTCCTCGACCGGCACTGCCTGAAGGCCGTCGACGAGTGGAAGAACATGGGCCTGTCCGCGGACGCGGACGCGATCCTGCTCGGCCGCGTGGACACCCCGGGAGCCGCGGGGGACGCCGAGGCCGAAGCGGTGCGGGCCTGCTTCGCGGAGGCCGGCGCGGCCTGGGCGGAGGTCTCCACCGACCAGGCGGAGGCGGACGCCCTGTTCCAGGCCCGCAGGCTCGCCTATCCGGCGCTGGAGCGGCTGGGGCCGGTGCTCACCGAGGACGTGGTCGTGCCACGGTCCCGGGTGCCGCAGATGCTGGCGCGCATCGAGGAGATCGCCGGCGAACACGACGTCCTCATCGCCAACATCGCCCACGCGGGCGACGGCAACCTCCATCCCCTGATCATCACGGAACCCGGTGACGACGCGGCCAGGGCCCGCGCCCAGCTCGCCTTCGAGGACATCCTCGACGCGGCGATCTCCTTCGGCGGCACGGTCACCGGTGAACACGGCGTGGGCCTGCTGAAGATGGGCGGCATGGACCGCGAGGTGGGCCCCGTCAACCTCGCCATGCAGCGAGCGGTCAAGGCCGCCCTGGATCCGCACGGCATCCTCAACCCGGGCAAGGTCGTCGTATCAGGGGCGCCGCTGACGCCCCGACGGCCGTCTACCGCAGTGGTTCGCTGA
- a CDS encoding questin oxidase family protein, with protein MDTTGTLDEALQRLHVSGPERFGRLTNHAPMAVEALAANGQAAAVHRWLDLYSSRLEEFPAGVAPVTDADWASALGDPRRAADWIGYFGRELAERPWRDVLALWWPRLLPGMYGGSTHPVIRVGHAVRTLLAGEGTGPRLTELAHGLGYWAARHRPVTGLTPVTGADSAAAALDAVPPLADRRGGFPDRLARVGRLPVWAAAVTDPADAHHRLTELVRAATHRYATHGHGDATMLVHTATAPNAVLRVLPALPQALWAPSLQAAWTASAAVTAMYAPDAPVAYVPPGPVTPEEVLEQALAHGDEHVIKLTDTALDVGDERALAAALRAVQLSEPLR; from the coding sequence ATGGATACGACAGGCACCCTCGACGAGGCGCTCCAGCGGCTGCACGTCTCAGGCCCCGAGCGGTTCGGCAGGCTCACCAATCACGCGCCGATGGCCGTCGAGGCCCTGGCCGCCAACGGTCAGGCGGCAGCGGTGCACCGCTGGCTCGACCTGTACTCGTCCAGACTCGAGGAATTCCCGGCCGGCGTCGCGCCGGTCACGGACGCCGACTGGGCTTCCGCCCTGGGGGACCCGCGCCGCGCCGCGGACTGGATCGGCTACTTCGGGCGGGAGCTCGCCGAGCGCCCCTGGCGCGACGTGCTCGCCCTGTGGTGGCCCCGGCTGCTGCCCGGGATGTACGGCGGGTCGACGCATCCGGTGATCCGCGTGGGGCACGCCGTGCGAACGCTCCTGGCGGGCGAGGGCACCGGGCCCCGTCTGACCGAACTCGCCCACGGACTCGGCTACTGGGCCGCCCGCCACCGCCCCGTCACGGGCCTCACCCCGGTGACCGGTGCCGACAGCGCCGCGGCGGCCCTCGACGCGGTGCCGCCCCTGGCGGACCGGCGAGGAGGCTTCCCCGACCGGCTGGCCCGCGTCGGACGCCTCCCGGTGTGGGCGGCCGCGGTCACGGACCCGGCCGATGCGCACCACAGGCTCACCGAACTGGTCCGGGCGGCAACCCACCGGTACGCCACCCACGGCCACGGCGACGCCACCATGCTGGTCCACACGGCCACGGCCCCGAACGCGGTCCTGAGGGTCCTCCCCGCGCTGCCGCAAGCCCTGTGGGCGCCCAGCCTCCAGGCCGCCTGGACGGCCTCCGCCGCGGTGACCGCCATGTACGCCCCTGACGCCCCCGTGGCCTACGTCCCGCCGGGCCCGGTCACGCCCGAAGAGGTCCTGGAACAGGCCCTGGCGCACGGTGACGAACACGTCATCAAGCTGACGGACACCGCCCTGGACGTCGGCGACGAGCGCGCGCTCGCGGCGGCTCTGCGAGCCGTCCAGCTCAGCGAACCACTGCGGTAG
- a CDS encoding family 2B encapsulin nanocompartment shell protein, producing MSVGEEVRDTQPPQQQSLGTAAARNLATTTKSAPQMQEISSRWLLRMLPWVQVQGGTYRVNRRLSHSVGDGRVTFVQTGDRVAVIPAELGELPALRDFGDEEVLAELARRCEQREVAAGEVLATSGEAADRVHLLAHGKIEKIGTGPYGDETVLGVLADGAYFGDHVLVDGDATWEYTARAVTACTLLTLRRSDVLNLAARADPLRDHLARLLAIPHQRTNRYGEAEIDLSAGHVGESVLPHTFVDYESAPREYELSVAQTVLKVHSRVADLYNQPMNQTEQQLRLTVEALRERQEHELVNNREFGLLNNCDYGQRLQPHDGVPGPDDMDELLSRRRGSKLFLAHPRAIAAFGRECNKRGLAPESVEVGGHHVPAWRGVPIFPCNKIPVTDARTTSIICMRTGEADQGVIGLQQSGIPDEIEPSLSVRFMGIDEQAIISYLVTAYYSAAVLVPDALGVLENVEVSRWR from the coding sequence ATGTCCGTTGGTGAAGAGGTTCGCGACACGCAGCCGCCGCAGCAGCAGAGTCTCGGCACAGCGGCTGCGCGGAACCTCGCGACGACCACCAAGTCCGCCCCGCAGATGCAGGAGATCAGCTCGCGGTGGCTGCTGCGGATGCTGCCGTGGGTGCAGGTGCAGGGCGGCACGTACAGGGTGAACCGCCGGCTGAGTCATTCGGTCGGGGACGGCAGGGTGACGTTCGTGCAGACGGGCGACCGGGTGGCGGTCATCCCCGCGGAGCTCGGCGAGCTTCCCGCCCTGCGCGATTTCGGTGACGAGGAGGTGCTGGCCGAGCTGGCGCGCAGGTGCGAGCAGCGCGAAGTCGCGGCCGGTGAGGTGCTGGCCACGTCGGGCGAGGCGGCTGACCGGGTCCACCTGCTGGCGCACGGCAAGATCGAGAAGATCGGGACCGGGCCGTACGGCGACGAGACCGTGCTCGGAGTGCTCGCCGACGGCGCCTACTTCGGCGACCACGTCCTGGTCGACGGTGACGCGACCTGGGAGTACACGGCCCGCGCGGTGACCGCATGCACCCTGCTGACCCTGCGCCGGTCGGACGTACTCAACCTCGCGGCCCGCGCGGACCCGCTCCGGGACCATCTCGCCCGGCTGCTCGCCATCCCCCACCAGCGGACCAACCGCTACGGGGAGGCGGAGATCGACCTGTCGGCCGGGCATGTGGGGGAGAGCGTCCTCCCGCACACCTTCGTCGACTACGAGTCGGCACCCCGGGAGTACGAGCTGAGCGTCGCCCAGACCGTGCTGAAGGTCCACAGCAGGGTGGCCGACCTCTACAACCAGCCGATGAACCAGACCGAGCAGCAGTTGCGGCTCACGGTCGAGGCGCTGCGGGAGCGCCAGGAGCACGAGCTCGTCAACAACCGGGAGTTCGGCCTGCTCAACAACTGCGACTACGGGCAGCGGCTCCAGCCCCACGACGGGGTGCCGGGCCCCGACGACATGGACGAACTCCTGTCGCGGCGGCGCGGATCGAAGCTTTTCCTCGCCCATCCGCGGGCCATCGCGGCATTCGGCCGGGAGTGCAACAAGCGCGGCCTGGCGCCGGAGAGCGTCGAGGTCGGGGGGCACCACGTGCCCGCATGGCGGGGGGTGCCGATCTTCCCCTGCAACAAGATCCCGGTCACCGACGCCCGCACCACCTCGATCATCTGCATGAGGACCGGTGAGGCGGATCAGGGGGTCATCGGGCTCCAGCAGAGCGGCATCCCGGACGAGATCGAGCCGAGCCTCTCGGTGCGTTTCATGGGCATCGACGAGCAGGCGATCATCTCGTACCTCGTCACGGCGTACTACTCCGCCGCCGTGCTGGTGCCCGACGCCCTCGGCGTCCTGGAGAACGTCGAGGTGAGCCGCTGGCGGTGA
- a CDS encoding family 2 encapsulin nanocompartment cargo protein polyprenyl transferase, which translates to MTSPDAAMEGHRAAALLEDTRNAVHPHLRAAVETLPGAIRRVAMYHFGWQNADGSPASGQEGKAIRPALVLAAARATGGDTETAMRAAVAVELAHNFTLLHDDIIDEDTTRRHRPTAWAVFGVPDAVITGDAMLALAVRLLADDPHPASAPAVVRLSTCIIELCAGQQADCALEERGPEDVTLDECLAMAMAKTGALLGCACALGALYAGADERAVRAMDGFGREAGLAFQLIDDLIGIWGDTARTGKPVGADLTAHKKSLPVVAALTSDTPAAAELAELYRGVMNTPGEVRSAADAVDRAGGRDWAQVTAADRMARAVHHLSRAVPAPAGSGDLLALAEFVTRRTS; encoded by the coding sequence ATGACCAGTCCGGATGCCGCCATGGAGGGGCACAGAGCCGCCGCGCTCCTGGAGGACACCCGCAACGCCGTCCACCCGCACCTTCGAGCAGCCGTCGAAACGCTGCCCGGGGCGATACGCCGCGTCGCCATGTACCACTTCGGCTGGCAGAACGCCGACGGGTCACCCGCGTCCGGGCAGGAGGGCAAGGCCATCAGGCCGGCGCTCGTCCTGGCCGCCGCCCGTGCGACGGGAGGGGACACGGAGACGGCGATGCGGGCAGCCGTGGCCGTCGAGCTCGCGCACAACTTCACCCTCCTGCACGACGACATCATCGACGAGGACACCACCCGTCGGCACAGGCCCACCGCCTGGGCGGTGTTCGGTGTGCCGGACGCCGTCATCACGGGCGACGCCATGCTCGCCCTCGCCGTGCGGCTGCTGGCGGACGATCCGCACCCGGCGTCCGCACCGGCCGTGGTGCGGCTCTCCACCTGCATCATCGAGCTCTGCGCGGGACAGCAGGCGGACTGCGCCCTGGAGGAGCGCGGCCCCGAGGACGTGACGCTCGACGAGTGCCTGGCCATGGCCATGGCCAAGACCGGTGCCCTCCTCGGCTGCGCATGCGCCCTTGGCGCGCTCTACGCCGGAGCGGACGAGCGGGCTGTCCGCGCCATGGACGGCTTCGGCCGGGAAGCCGGCCTGGCCTTCCAGCTCATCGACGACCTGATCGGTATCTGGGGGGACACGGCCCGCACGGGCAAACCTGTCGGCGCGGACCTGACCGCCCACAAGAAGTCCCTGCCGGTGGTGGCGGCACTCACCTCGGACACCCCGGCCGCCGCCGAACTCGCCGAGCTCTACCGTGGCGTCATGAACACACCGGGGGAGGTGAGGAGTGCTGCCGACGCCGTGGACCGGGCCGGCGGCCGCGACTGGGCACAGGTCACCGCGGCGGACCGGATGGCCCGGGCCGTCCACCACCTCTCCCGTGCGGTCCCCGCGCCGGCCGGTTCCGGAGACCTGCTGGCCCTGGCCGAATTCGTCACCCGCAGGACCAGCTGA
- a CDS encoding GNAT family N-acetyltransferase: MGVRVRQADQRDRDQVVRILDEAFHDDPVSSWVFPDEEHRRAVHGKFLGVFADITLEGGRIDLLEDGTATALWLSVPAGVPEEDDTPALMRETADPGNERAELVGRLTGAVHPHDRAHEYLLMIGVSPERQGEGIGEALMRGVLERCDREGTPAYLEASSARSRSLYERLGFTFTGRTVDLPHGPSMWPMWREPQAG, translated from the coding sequence ATGGGCGTACGCGTACGGCAGGCGGACCAGCGGGACAGGGATCAGGTCGTACGGATCCTGGACGAGGCGTTCCACGACGACCCGGTGAGCAGCTGGGTCTTTCCGGACGAGGAGCACCGGCGCGCGGTGCACGGGAAGTTCCTCGGTGTCTTCGCCGACATCACGCTGGAAGGGGGCCGGATCGACCTGCTGGAGGACGGCACGGCGACCGCTCTCTGGCTCTCCGTGCCGGCGGGCGTGCCGGAGGAGGACGACACCCCCGCGCTCATGAGGGAGACCGCGGATCCCGGCAACGAACGGGCCGAGCTGGTGGGGAGGCTGACCGGCGCCGTCCATCCCCACGACCGTGCGCACGAGTACCTCCTGATGATCGGCGTCTCTCCGGAGCGCCAGGGAGAGGGCATCGGCGAGGCGCTGATGAGGGGCGTCCTGGAGCGATGTGACCGGGAGGGGACCCCCGCCTATCTGGAGGCCAGCAGCGCGCGCAGCCGCAGTCTCTACGAGCGCCTCGGCTTCACCTTCACGGGGCGGACCGTCGACCTCCCTCACGGCCCTTCGATGTGGCCCATGTGGCGTGAGCCGCAGGCAGGATGA
- a CDS encoding DUF6304 family protein, whose translation MTDESWAGWYRDRHGSEAVILTTDGQQLRIRIRGTDFEGESFDGLGPVTGAPAPEGLFDLVDGVLDDCVLEWDLPLPVLVSGSVRQATLSCLLSLRRADPDLYLALHLDGAVYESNRAEADFAAALATVQRILPPDIHLQTCIACAFSDYFPAPVRGLSGGLACFRGAKDAYRDAAGGDDVAGLWDRRTGFVQEIWSCREFEPRPAHGAGTGHRGAFPLELA comes from the coding sequence ATGACAGATGAGTCGTGGGCAGGCTGGTACCGGGACCGTCATGGCTCCGAGGCCGTCATTCTCACCACGGACGGACAGCAGCTCCGTATCCGCATCCGGGGCACGGACTTCGAGGGCGAGAGCTTCGACGGCCTGGGCCCCGTGACGGGTGCCCCGGCCCCGGAGGGGCTGTTCGACCTGGTGGACGGGGTGCTCGACGACTGCGTCCTGGAGTGGGACCTCCCGCTGCCGGTCCTGGTGTCGGGGTCCGTCCGCCAGGCCACGCTCAGCTGCCTGCTGTCCCTGCGCAGGGCGGATCCTGATCTGTATCTCGCACTCCATCTGGACGGGGCGGTGTACGAGTCGAACCGCGCCGAGGCCGACTTCGCCGCCGCGCTGGCGACGGTCCAGCGGATCCTGCCGCCCGACATACATCTGCAGACGTGCATAGCCTGCGCCTTCTCCGACTACTTCCCGGCCCCGGTCCGCGGTCTGTCCGGCGGGCTCGCGTGCTTCCGCGGCGCGAAGGACGCCTACCGTGACGCGGCGGGCGGGGACGACGTGGCAGGGCTCTGGGACCGGCGCACCGGCTTCGTCCAGGAGATATGGAGCTGCCGGGAGTTCGAGCCGCGCCCGGCACACGGTGCCGGTACGGGGCACCGGGGAGCCTTCCCCCTCGAACTGGCCTGA
- the snpA gene encoding snapalysin, which yields MKHPRTALMSAVAGLGLGLVAASGTAPAVAASSPAPTGTVVTAQAGYAAYAGSSENAAANRAFFDAVMESVAEKRAANPGAAAVTVVYSTSGAPSFRSQIASSTSIWNSSVANVKLQEGSNPDFDYREGNDSRGSYASTDGHGSGYIFLDYAQNQQYDSTRVTAHETGHVLGLPDHYTGPCSELMSGGGPGTSCTNAYPDSAERSRVNSLWQNGLVAALARATP from the coding sequence ATGAAGCACCCCAGGACAGCCTTGATGTCGGCCGTGGCCGGTCTCGGACTCGGCCTCGTCGCCGCGTCGGGCACCGCCCCAGCGGTCGCCGCCTCCTCCCCCGCGCCCACGGGCACCGTGGTCACGGCGCAGGCCGGTTACGCGGCGTACGCGGGTTCCAGCGAGAACGCCGCAGCGAACAGGGCCTTCTTCGACGCCGTCATGGAGTCGGTCGCCGAGAAGCGTGCAGCGAACCCTGGTGCCGCGGCGGTGACCGTGGTCTACAGCACCTCAGGCGCGCCCAGTTTCCGCAGCCAGATAGCCAGCAGCACCAGCATCTGGAACAGCTCGGTAGCCAACGTCAAGCTGCAGGAGGGCTCGAACCCGGACTTCGACTACCGCGAGGGCAACGACTCCCGGGGCTCCTACGCCAGTACGGACGGGCACGGCAGCGGCTACATCTTCCTGGACTACGCCCAGAACCAGCAGTACGACTCCACCCGGGTCACCGCGCACGAGACCGGGCACGTGCTGGGGCTGCCGGACCACTACACCGGGCCGTGCAGCGAACTCATGTCGGGTGGCGGCCCCGGTACGTCCTGCACGAACGCCTACCCGGACTCGGCCGAGCGCTCTCGGGTGAACAGCCTGTGGCAGAACGGGCTCGTGGCCGCCCTGGCCCGCGCCACGCCCTGA
- a CDS encoding LysR family transcriptional regulator encodes MELEVRHLKALCAIADTGSLHQAARRLGVSQPSLTTQLQRIEKSMGAELFRRGRTGCRPTLLGRAVLSRARPLVDGMSALVGAAMAEAEAARAGGPRLRIGSTASRVIGGWLRGLRVRLPGTDISLRVDVSARALLRAVAAGRLDVAFVHEVEGCPLAVPEGLVQRVLLEREPQFISLARDHPAAGRPVVDLDDLADDRWMVDPSVDGEWDGVRRVLGAAGLDPPVLHGDYLTAASLVVLGEAVAPCQPTSGPREDMAIRPLRGDPLAVRLLLVSRPGADMDAVYEELEAAYRDAARRAEEYHRWLLRHRSPLAHTP; translated from the coding sequence ATGGAGCTCGAGGTGAGACACCTCAAGGCGCTCTGCGCCATCGCCGACACGGGCAGCCTGCACCAGGCGGCACGGCGGCTGGGCGTCAGCCAGCCCTCCCTGACCACCCAGCTCCAGCGGATCGAGAAGAGCATGGGCGCGGAGCTGTTCCGCCGCGGGAGGACGGGCTGCCGGCCGACCCTCCTGGGGCGGGCCGTCCTCAGCCGCGCCCGTCCTCTGGTGGACGGCATGTCGGCACTGGTCGGTGCCGCGATGGCGGAGGCCGAGGCGGCCCGGGCCGGCGGGCCCCGTCTGCGGATCGGATCCACCGCGAGCAGGGTCATCGGCGGCTGGCTCCGCGGACTGCGGGTGAGGCTGCCCGGCACCGACATCTCGCTCCGGGTGGACGTATCCGCGCGGGCGCTGCTGCGGGCGGTGGCGGCCGGACGGCTCGACGTCGCCTTCGTGCACGAGGTCGAGGGCTGCCCGCTCGCAGTTCCGGAGGGACTGGTCCAGCGCGTACTCCTGGAGCGTGAGCCGCAGTTCATCTCCCTGGCCCGGGACCATCCTGCGGCCGGGCGGCCGGTGGTCGACCTCGACGACCTGGCGGACGACCGGTGGATGGTCGACCCCTCGGTGGACGGTGAATGGGACGGGGTGCGCAGGGTCCTCGGCGCCGCGGGCCTTGATCCGCCCGTACTGCACGGCGACTACCTCACGGCGGCGTCCCTCGTGGTCCTCGGCGAAGCGGTCGCCCCCTGCCAGCCGACCTCCGGCCCGCGCGAGGACATGGCGATCCGCCCCCTGCGCGGCGACCCGCTGGCGGTGCGGCTGCTGCTGGTCTCGCGGCCGGGCGCGGACATGGACGCCGTCTACGAGGAACTTGAAGCGGCGTACCGCGACGCGGCACGACGGGCCGAGGAGTACCACCGATGGCTGCTGCGCCACCGCAGTCCCCTCGCGCACACGCCCTGA
- a CDS encoding NAD-dependent epimerase/dehydratase family protein: MLGGTEFVGRAVTHAALGRGWEVTVFHRGRHAPPAGVRTLTGDRSTGEEGLAALADGTWDLVVDTWSGAPSAVRDAARLLSGRAGHFSYVSSRSVYAYPTPAGLPEDGPLVEGASPDAGDDVPYAQAKRGGELAALEAFGDRALLARAGLILGPGENIGRLPWWLGRTARGGPVVAPGPPDAGLQYIDARDLADWLLDAAVNGLSGAYNTVSRPGHATMGELLDACVRVTGSRARLRWTDPEVLLAAGVEPWTDLPVWLPAGELYDTLHQGDVAKAHAAGLRCRPVGETVADTWAWLRGRGGTAPQRPDRPAPGLDARTEAKLLAAPGSP, from the coding sequence ATGCTGGGCGGCACTGAATTCGTGGGACGCGCGGTCACCCATGCCGCGCTCGGCCGTGGTTGGGAGGTGACCGTCTTCCACCGCGGCCGGCACGCGCCACCGGCCGGGGTCCGGACGCTGACCGGCGACCGGTCGACGGGCGAGGAGGGCCTCGCGGCGCTGGCCGACGGCACCTGGGACCTGGTCGTCGACACCTGGAGCGGCGCCCCCTCGGCCGTCAGGGACGCCGCCCGGCTGCTGTCGGGCAGGGCCGGGCACTTCAGCTACGTCTCCAGCAGATCCGTGTACGCCTACCCCACCCCGGCAGGGCTGCCGGAGGACGGCCCGCTGGTGGAAGGGGCCTCTCCCGACGCCGGTGACGACGTCCCGTACGCCCAGGCAAAGCGCGGCGGGGAGCTCGCGGCGCTCGAAGCCTTCGGCGACCGGGCGCTGCTGGCCAGGGCCGGACTGATCCTCGGGCCCGGGGAGAACATCGGCCGTCTGCCGTGGTGGCTCGGCCGGACGGCGAGGGGTGGGCCGGTCGTCGCGCCCGGGCCGCCGGATGCCGGACTCCAGTACATCGACGCCCGGGACCTCGCGGACTGGCTCCTGGACGCCGCGGTGAACGGCCTGTCAGGGGCGTACAACACCGTGAGCCGCCCAGGACACGCCACCATGGGCGAACTGCTGGACGCCTGTGTCCGGGTCACCGGCTCCCGCGCCCGACTGCGCTGGACCGACCCGGAGGTGCTTCTCGCGGCGGGCGTCGAGCCGTGGACGGACCTCCCGGTCTGGCTGCCGGCCGGAGAGCTCTACGACACCCTGCACCAGGGCGATGTCGCAAAGGCTCACGCGGCCGGGCTGCGCTGCAGACCCGTCGGTGAGACCGTCGCCGACACATGGGCCTGGCTGCGCGGGCGGGGAGGCACAGCCCCGCAGCGGCCGGACCGGCCGGCACCCGGGCTCGACGCGCGGACCGAGGCGAAGCTCCTCGCTGCGCCCGGCAGCCCTTAG
- a CDS encoding DUF952 domain-containing protein: MTEQLLHLTEEPLWEAARRAGTYEMSTRGRTLREEGFIHCSLPHQLPAVARALYGEDGEDLVVLVIDTGWLAAPVRYEAMEPGGEEFPHIYGPLPASAVVEVRPWAGHMAPEEGEKG, encoded by the coding sequence ATGACCGAACAACTGCTGCACCTCACGGAAGAGCCCCTGTGGGAGGCCGCCCGCAGAGCGGGGACGTACGAGATGTCCACCCGGGGCCGCACCCTGCGGGAAGAGGGTTTCATCCACTGCTCGCTGCCCCATCAGCTCCCGGCTGTGGCACGGGCGTTGTACGGGGAGGACGGCGAGGACCTGGTGGTCCTGGTCATCGACACCGGCTGGCTCGCGGCGCCCGTCCGGTACGAGGCCATGGAGCCCGGTGGCGAGGAGTTCCCGCACATCTACGGACCGCTGCCCGCGAGCGCGGTGGTGGAAGTACGCCCCTGGGCCGGGCACATGGCGCCGGAGGAGGGTGAGAAGGGATGA
- a CDS encoding SDR family oxidoreductase, whose translation MISALVAVTGASGAVGGRVAARLARTGVPVRLLGRDPSRLPRLPGTVAAPPAAYGDGEAMRRALDGAHTLFLVSAHESPDRVREHTTAVDAALAAGVDRVVYVSFLGAAPDATFTFARDHWHTEAHIRMTGVRHTFLRDSWYLAAIPAMTGADGILRGPGGEGRVSAVSHEDIADSASAVLLDEGTGHDGVTYDLTGPEAFTLAEAAEELSLHTGRAIRYVSETSEEAYASRAHYGAEDWEVAGWVTSYEAIAAGELETVSDAVPTLTGRPARGLSAYLRENPKSYRHLLPES comes from the coding sequence ATGATCAGCGCTCTCGTCGCGGTGACCGGCGCGAGCGGGGCGGTCGGCGGCCGGGTCGCCGCGCGGCTGGCCAGGACCGGCGTCCCCGTGCGTCTCCTGGGCCGGGACCCCTCCCGGCTGCCCCGGTTGCCCGGGACGGTCGCCGCGCCTCCCGCGGCGTACGGCGACGGCGAGGCCATGCGCCGTGCTCTCGACGGCGCGCACACCCTGTTCCTCGTCTCGGCGCACGAGAGTCCGGACCGGGTGCGGGAGCACACCACGGCGGTGGACGCGGCCCTCGCCGCAGGCGTCGATCGCGTCGTGTACGTGTCGTTCCTCGGGGCGGCGCCGGATGCGACGTTCACGTTCGCGCGTGACCACTGGCACACCGAGGCGCACATCCGGATGACCGGGGTGCGTCACACCTTCCTCCGGGACAGCTGGTACCTCGCGGCGATCCCCGCGATGACGGGAGCCGACGGCATCCTGCGCGGTCCCGGTGGTGAGGGGCGGGTCTCGGCCGTCTCCCACGAGGACATCGCGGACTCGGCGTCAGCCGTGCTGCTGGACGAGGGAACCGGCCACGACGGCGTGACGTACGACCTCACGGGCCCGGAGGCGTTCACCCTCGCCGAGGCGGCGGAAGAGCTGAGCCTGCACACCGGCCGCGCCATCAGGTACGTATCCGAGACCAGCGAGGAGGCCTACGCCTCCCGCGCCCACTACGGCGCCGAGGACTGGGAAGTGGCCGGCTGGGTCACCTCGTACGAGGCGATCGCGGCAGGTGAGCTGGAGACCGTCTCGGACGCCGTCCCCACACTCACGGGGAGGCCGGCCCGGGGTCTGTCCGCCTATCTCCGGGAGAACCCGAAGAGCTACCGCCATCTCCTGCCGGAATCCTGA